The following are encoded in a window of Bacillus sp. SORGH_AS_0510 genomic DNA:
- the tapA gene encoding amyloid fiber anchoring/assembly protein TapA, producing MIKIRYNRVRKFTKKNYIKNLTAKLITICYLLILGVTYLSSNTGAYYNDDSLVSGKFQAGTWENDWDRSSLKFTSSKDQLFESCTTKEISTMIVNSGNDMKGPSQYEVYYIVKGNPKDDEKVGEGIIAPILASKSVVLKFTATKSGNYKFRAFQRPNHAFKPERQDLWSETITITCNNNNTSIDSEQNQKNSTEVQSQPSQDTNNTSKETLETTGNEATQTSTDLSEVNSTSTDADDNTDTTIESP from the coding sequence TACAAAGAAAAACTATATTAAAAATTTAACTGCTAAACTTATTACAATTTGTTACTTGTTGATACTTGGAGTAACTTATTTAAGTTCAAACACAGGTGCATATTACAATGATGATTCTCTTGTATCTGGAAAGTTTCAAGCAGGTACGTGGGAAAATGACTGGGATAGAAGTTCACTAAAGTTCACTAGTAGTAAGGACCAGCTATTTGAAAGTTGTACCACTAAAGAAATTTCAACGATGATAGTAAATTCCGGAAACGATATGAAAGGTCCATCACAATATGAGGTATATTACATAGTCAAAGGAAATCCCAAAGATGATGAAAAGGTAGGAGAGGGCATAATAGCTCCTATTTTAGCAAGTAAGTCAGTTGTCTTAAAATTTACAGCAACTAAATCTGGTAATTATAAATTCAGAGCATTCCAACGACCTAATCATGCTTTTAAACCTGAAAGACAAGATTTATGGAGTGAAACCATTACCATTACATGTAATAACAACAATACATCTATTGATTCTGAGCAAAACCAGAAAAATAGTACAGAAGTTCAATCCCAACCATCTCAAGATACTAATAATACCAGTAAAGAGACTTTAGAAACTACAGGTAATGAAGCTACACAAACAAGTACTGATTTATCAGAAGTTAATTCAACTTCAACTGATGCTGATGATAATACTGATACAACAATAGAAAGTCCTTAA
- the sipW gene encoding signal peptidase I SipW, whose translation MKTVKKWASNIVTTILFILLIVMIFVVISSKASGGEPQAFGYQLKTVLSGSMEPGIKTGSIIAVKPGGDMTRFKNGDVITFKSEDNVIVTHRIDKVLKNGDQISYKTKGDNNKTEDLNPVLSNNVIAEYTGFTIPYLGYFADYTKSKTGGALLLLLPGLILLGYAGFSIWKTISQLEGKMNKSIEVESSNKNT comes from the coding sequence ATGAAAACTGTAAAAAAATGGGCTAGTAATATTGTAACCACAATATTATTCATATTATTAATCGTAATGATCTTTGTTGTAATTTCCTCTAAGGCTTCTGGTGGTGAACCACAAGCATTTGGATATCAATTAAAGACTGTTCTTTCGGGATCCATGGAGCCAGGAATAAAAACAGGATCTATTATTGCTGTGAAACCTGGTGGAGACATGACAAGATTTAAAAATGGTGACGTAATAACTTTTAAGTCCGAAGATAATGTCATTGTTACTCATAGAATTGATAAGGTATTAAAAAATGGCGATCAAATCAGTTACAAAACAAAAGGAGATAATAATAAAACTGAAGATTTAAATCCAGTCCTTTCTAATAATGTAATCGCAGAATACACAGGATTTACAATTCCTTACCTTGGGTATTTTGCCGATTATACTAAATCAAAGACTGGTGGGGCTTTATTATTATTGCTACCGGGTTTAATTCTGCTAGGATATGCTGGATTTTCAATTTGGAAAACGATTTCACAGCTTGAAGGTAAAATGAATAAATCAATTGAAGTTGAGTCCTCAAATAAAAATACATGA